In the genome of Muntiacus reevesi chromosome 5, mMunRee1.1, whole genome shotgun sequence, one region contains:
- the LOC136169595 gene encoding pregnancy-associated glycoprotein 1-like, which yields MKWLVFLGLVVFSDCIVKIPLTRVNIMRKTRSENNMLNNFLKENAFRLYLTSSPGSNITTYPLRNIQDIVYVGNITIGTPPQKFQVVFDTGSSDLWVHSILCSRRLCSSQGLFRHRESSTFRPTKRRFSIEYGRGRMQGIVAHDTVRIGDFVSTNQAFGLSMEHSWFEGKPFDGVLGLSYPNISLTGGISIFDNLKNQGAICEPVFAFYLSKSKPEGSVVMFGGVDKSYYQGALNWVPLIQAGKWCVHMDRISINRRVVACNDGCEAFVDTGTSLILGPGRLIDNILRLIGATKHHVSCSTVNTMPSVDFTINGINYPVPAQAYTIKDSSGNCFIGFRENPVNRSTETWILGDVFLRQYFSVFDRGNDRIGLAQAV from the exons ATGAAGTGGCTGGTGTTCCTCGGGCTGGTGGTCTTCTCAGATTGCATAGTCAA AATACCTCTAACGAGGGTGAATATCATGAGAAAAACCCGCAGTGAAAACAACATGCTGAACAACTTCctaaaagaaaatgctttcagacTGTACCTGACTTCTTCTCCTGGCTCAAATATAACTACTTACCCTCTGAGAAACATTCAGGAT ATAGTATATGTGGGTAACATCACCATTGGAACACCCCCTCAGAAATTCCAGGTTGTCTTTGACACAGGCTCATCTGACCTGTGGGTGCACTCCATCTTATGCTCCAGGCGACTCTGTT CTTCACAAGGTTTGTTCAGACATCGTGAGTCTTCCACCTTCCGGCCAACCAAAAGGAGATTCAGCATCGAATACGGTCGTGGGAGGATGCAGGGAATTGTTGCTCATGACACCGTTCGT ATTGGGGACTTTGTAAGTACTAACCAGGCATTTGGTCTAAGCATGGAGCATTCCTGGTTTGAGGGAAAGCCTTTTGATGGCGTCTTGGGCTTGAGCTACCCCAACATATCTCTCACTGGAGGCATCTCCATCTTTGACAACCTGAAGAATCAAGGAGCCATTTGTGAGCCTGTTTTTGCCTTCTATCTGAGCAA AAGCAAGCCGGAGGGCAGTGTGGTGATGTTTGGTGGGGTGGATAAATCCTACTACCAGGGAGCGCTCAACTGGGTACCGTTGATCCAAGCGGGCAAATGGTGTGTCCACATGGACCG CATCTCCATTAACAGACGGGTTGTTGCTTGTAATGATGGCTGTGAGGCCTTTGTGGACACCGGGACATCACTGATCCTTGGCCCAGGAAGACTGATCGATAACATCCTGAGGCTCATCGGCGCCACCAAG CACCATGTATCATGTTCTACGGTCAATACCATGCCCTCTGTTGACTTCACCATCAATGGGATCAACTACCCAGTTCCAGCTCAAGCCTACACTATCAAG GATTCTAGTGGCAACTGCTTTATCGGCTTTAGAGAGAACCCAGTGAATAGATCTACAGAGACCTGGATCCTGGGTGACGTCTTCCTGAGgcagtatttctctgtctttgatCGAGGAAATGACAGGATTGGCCTGGCACAGGCAGTGTAA